The DNA window ATTGTCTTCAGTTATACCACCTCCATCTTCTTCGCAGACTTATTCGAGTCCGCAGTACAAAAGGAATCAATCATCTCGCTGCTTGAATACCCCAGCTTATGTGATACCAGTATCAATTCCAGTTCCATCAAATGATGAATACGTTTTCCAGAAATTGTCAAGTGAGTCATTAGTGAACATTCCAGATGGCTTTACTTTGGTAGATGTGTGTTTAATAAACGCATCTGTTGCTGCCAGTgttaacaacaatagaaCTAGTCAAGTTTGGAAGCTCTTGGCGGTTAGCATACAAGAGGAATTCGAGTCAGGAAGTAAACTAAGAAGAATACTTGGGCCTGAAACAGAAACCGTGAGTAAGATACCTCAAGAAGTACATGAGAGTTTGGCAAAAACCAATGAGGCATTGTCATCAGATATTGCCAAAAGTAATTCTGTTCTGTCGGTCTTGGGCAATTTTGTTGAATCGTTCAAATCCACATCAACTCTGGGTTCACAGTTTGGCAAACAAAATGACAAGGATGACAGAAAATTACAAAACAAGAATAGTTCTGGTAACCTTATGGATATGATTAATAAGGCCAGTAGAAACAGCAGCTTTTCAACTACTAGTTTTAGATTAAAAGAACAGGAGCGCAGGGAGCATGAACTTCGAAATACCCAAAACTTTAGggatgaaaatgaaaaagtcAGTACGCACTCTAAATCTGCTCCAATTCTGATCAGTTCCCACCCAGAAGATTTAGATGATGAGAATATGAGTGCCACAAACTCTGCTGGCTTAAAGTCGAGTCCACCTTCTGTAGGAGTGTCCATCCCATCAACAAGGACATTTTCAAGCTCGTTGGCTTCGTCTCCGAAATCAATAAGAATAATGAATGGGGTTAACCTGAACGTTGCCAGAAGCCAGCCGTCTCCACCAGTACAGACTTGGTTGAAACAAAGGAATTTTGATGTGTCCAATGGGGTGACAATGATGGGTACTTCAGGGTTATCTTTAGCATTGAAACGAAATAAGACCAACGAGGAAGGTTGTGAGTTTGTCAAAGTTTGGAAGTTCAAAAGCTTGTTGAGAAAATCTTTAGATTATGCAGCCCTTCAAGGTGACATTATTTTTTGCTCGACGGTGGCACTATTGTTTTATGATATTGTTCCTGACGTAATATCACAATTTGAATGCTTGGAATGGCTCAGTATTTACATTGAGATCTTGCAAAGGAAAAGATTATTTGTTAATGCTATAAATGTGATAAAATGTGCTACAGCAGATATACAGGAGAAATTACAAAAGCTATATTGCCTGGATTTGAGTTTGCGGTTTTATTGCTCCAGGTGTCAGGCATTATTAGTCAATGATAAATCCAAGTTTTCCGGCAAAGGTGAATTTGGGTACTGGTATTGTGATGAGTGTAGCAGGTTACAACTGCAATGTGTATATTGTAATGAGCCATGCAAAGGTTTAGCGGTTACTGTAGGGTTGAAGTGTGGACATCAAGGTCATTTTGGATGTCTAAAAGAATGGTTTATTGAAGACCAAAACACAGAATGTCCTGGTGGCTGTGACTACCAGGTAATATaatgagaaaaaaaaatcatattAATATCACATCtccaatatcaatatatcTTTTGACTAAACTGTATTTCACGACGTAGACTccattttttattaattctaaATCAATCTCTGTAGTTCCATCATAATCTAGCAAAATTGGAACTTCCAGAGTACATTTGATAAATACAGACTGATCTAAATCAGGTTCAACAATCATTGATTGACCGCCACTGGTGTCGTCCAAAAACGACAATATTTGCGGAAGTTTTTTGAGGAAACAATTGTTATATAATTGAgttaaaatttgaaaatactTGTGAAGGTAATCTTTTTCCTCTTTAGATAGTAACGTGTCATTTTCGTTACTTTCGTTGATATAAAAAATAGtgaatttgtttaatttacTCAATCGGGTCCGTATGTATAGCCGAACAATATAGTTAAGACGCTCTAAATCGGTCTCAATAATCATTAGTTGTAATTTAAAGTCACCAGATAATACCCCACTTTCGCCATTCATGTCTCCATACTCGTGGGATTCTAGTAagtattgttgttggttaGACATCATGGTTAAAACAGTGGACATTAAGTCTTGTTTATATGGCAATAATTCAGGAGCCATTCGTTCGTTGATCATGGCTCTTAGCAAATCTTGGTATAAATTGACTGATGAGGTTTTACTACTGATCTTTTCATGTTTGGAAGATTCTTCAAACtctttcaaaatatcatcaatatccaTCGTATATTGATTGGTGATTGATGTTAGAATGTAGGAaatcgaaaaaaaaaaaaaaaagaaaaaaaaaataaatcatatAGAATCACCAGATGTTTggagaaagagagagagagggagaaaaaataaagaacaGCTAT is part of the Candida dubliniensis CD36 chromosome R, complete sequence genome and encodes:
- a CDS encoding DNA replication complex subunit, putative (Similar to S. cerevisiae SLD5), whose amino-acid sequence is MDIDDILKEFEESSKHEKISSKTSSVNLYQDLLRAMINERMAPELLPYKQDLMSTVLTMMSNQQQYLLESHEYGDMNGESGVLSGDFKLQLMIIETDLERLNYIVRLYIRTRLSKLNKFTIFYINESNENDTLLSKEEKDYLHKYFQILTQLYNNCFLKKLPQILSFLDDTSGGQSMIVEPDLDQSVFIKCTSEVPILLDYDGTTEIDLELIKNGVYVVKYSLVKRYIDIGDVILI